One window of Staphylococcus chromogenes genomic DNA carries:
- a CDS encoding SRPBCC family protein — MKNTQNEWVEVKIVRLLKTTPEFAYQAWTDSEILRHWFMTTSRTNRSVESEPIEGGQYQIIDQRQAKTVRIEGVYKHLVIGEELALTIQMPDFSDQQDDIEVYFEERSPGITQMTFYYKSEIPKERRLTQLEYKQKKKEYHDSMVHGFENMFDTMQKYIEEQPID, encoded by the coding sequence ATGAAAAACACGCAAAATGAATGGGTCGAAGTTAAAATCGTCCGATTATTAAAAACGACACCAGAGTTTGCATATCAAGCATGGACAGATTCTGAAATATTACGTCATTGGTTTATGACAACATCTCGAACAAATAGAAGTGTTGAAAGTGAACCCATTGAAGGCGGACAATATCAGATTATTGATCAACGTCAAGCTAAAACCGTTCGTATTGAAGGCGTGTACAAGCATCTTGTTATAGGTGAAGAGTTGGCGTTAACGATTCAAATGCCAGACTTTAGCGATCAACAAGACGATATTGAAGTCTACTTTGAAGAACGTAGTCCTGGCATTACGCAAATGACGTTTTACTATAAAAGTGAAATTCCGAAAGAACGTCGTTTGACCCAACTTGAATATAAGCAAAAAAAGAAAGAATATCACGACAGTATGGTGCATGGTTTTGAAAATATGTTCGATACGATGCAAAAATATATAGAAGAACAACCCATAGATTAA
- a CDS encoding bile acid:sodium symporter family protein: MLRQIGQFASKTFLIWMLIASFIGFVMPSAFSSFTPWIPYLLGVVMLGMGLSIRLEDFKKVFKYPKPVIIGVLLQYSIMPLLAYIIVKAFQLPPEVAIGVLLVGCCPGGTSSNVISYLAKANVALSVAVTSVSTILSPIVTPALMFLMAHEWMNVSFSSMFGSVAKVVLIPIIIGLIIQRLFYKAAEKTDDILPLVSVVAISLILGSVVANSKALIIETGVLIFIVVIIHNLLGYFIGYLLAHIFKLSYEDKKTLSIEVGMQNSGLATSLATVHFNPLAAVPGAVFSFIHCLTGPTLAKFWAARFEKQQKQLETT; this comes from the coding sequence ATGCTACGACAAATCGGACAATTCGCATCAAAAACATTTTTAATCTGGATGCTCATTGCCAGTTTTATCGGCTTTGTGATGCCGAGTGCTTTTTCAAGTTTTACACCGTGGATTCCTTATCTATTAGGAGTGGTGATGTTAGGAATGGGATTATCTATTCGATTAGAAGATTTCAAAAAAGTATTTAAATACCCAAAACCCGTAATTATTGGTGTGCTCTTACAATACTCAATTATGCCACTCCTCGCCTATATTATCGTAAAAGCCTTTCAACTTCCCCCTGAAGTTGCGATAGGAGTCTTATTAGTGGGGTGTTGCCCAGGTGGAACGTCGAGTAATGTCATTAGTTATTTGGCAAAAGCCAATGTGGCGTTATCCGTTGCAGTCACTTCTGTTTCTACTATTTTATCGCCTATCGTGACACCAGCACTTATGTTTTTAATGGCGCATGAATGGATGAATGTTTCGTTTTCGAGTATGTTTGGCTCAGTGGCTAAGGTCGTCCTCATCCCAATTATTATCGGCTTAATCATCCAGCGTCTATTTTATAAAGCTGCTGAAAAAACAGATGATATCTTGCCTTTAGTTTCGGTGGTAGCCATTTCATTAATTTTAGGCTCCGTCGTAGCAAATAGCAAGGCGCTCATCATTGAAACAGGCGTACTCATTTTTATTGTCGTGATCATACATAATCTATTGGGATATTTTATAGGTTATCTTCTTGCACATATTTTTAAATTGTCTTATGAAGATAAAAAGACATTATCAATAGAAGTGGGAATGCAGAATTCAGGTTTAGCAACCTCATTAGCGACAGTGCATTTTAATCCACTGGCAGCAGTCCCTGGTGCGGTGTTCAGCTTTATTCACTGCTTAACAGGACCAACGCTTGCCAAATTCTGGGCGGCAAGATTTGAAAAGCAACAGAAACAATTAGAAACAACATAA
- a CDS encoding VOC family protein yields MSKITGHHHISMYTKNIDDNKAFYLDVLGLKLVKETVNQDDNDMVHIFYGDNKSTPGTLLTFFELPLAGMMRKGTNMIARIGLLVRNSEALDYFEKRLQDKAHHIERGTYMHQDALYFDDPESLSFVMIANDDYTLPQEWGNPTASDIPEEYQILGMGPIEIHVKDIDSTLNYLSKHLDYHERTNMDEHTFTLVDDGLYSDIVVIQKDGPNVRPGRGYVHHHAIATTKEALPKIIEKHDHLPGRHSGLIDRKWFESLYYRQNHIMFEFATVEPGFE; encoded by the coding sequence ATGTCAAAAATTACAGGTCATCATCATATTTCTATGTATACTAAAAATATTGACGACAATAAGGCATTTTATTTAGACGTCCTTGGGCTAAAATTAGTCAAAGAAACCGTGAACCAAGATGATAATGATATGGTCCACATCTTCTACGGTGACAATAAAAGTACACCTGGTACACTGTTAACCTTTTTTGAATTACCCCTTGCAGGTATGATGCGTAAAGGCACAAATATGATTGCGAGAATAGGCTTACTTGTGCGTAATAGCGAAGCATTAGATTATTTTGAAAAACGATTACAAGATAAAGCGCATCATATCGAACGTGGGACCTATATGCATCAAGATGCGCTCTATTTTGACGATCCAGAGTCACTATCATTTGTGATGATTGCTAATGATGATTATACATTGCCACAAGAATGGGGCAATCCTACAGCTTCAGACATCCCAGAGGAATATCAAATTTTAGGAATGGGTCCTATTGAGATTCATGTTAAAGATATAGACTCAACTTTAAATTATCTTTCAAAACATTTAGACTATCATGAACGTACAAATATGGATGAACATACGTTTACGCTTGTTGATGATGGTTTATACAGTGATATCGTCGTCATTCAAAAAGACGGACCGAATGTAAGACCTGGTCGTGGATATGTCCACCATCATGCGATTGCGACAACAAAAGAAGCACTGCCTAAAATTATTGAAAAGCATGACCACTTGCCTGGCCGTCATTCAGGATTGATTGATAGAAAATGGTTTGAATCACTTTACTATCGCCAAAATCATATTATGTTTGAATTTGCGACAGTAGAACCAGGTTTTGAATAA
- a CDS encoding HAD family hydrolase, with protein MYRAVIFDFDGTIINTEQHLFDVINMHLEKAKEKPISIDFYRSNIGGRALALHHYLIEIFGEEKVAKIYQEHHEHARHLPLRQGVKTLMEQLHARHVPMAVATSSAREDIEPLIKRLGIGDYIQVIKGREDVEAVKPEPDLYLSAVQYLNFSPTHCLAIEDSVNGATAAITAGLDVIVNTNPMTEVSDFSSLELLAKDIDLTQVIDQFFNGVAQ; from the coding sequence ATGTACCGAGCGGTAATTTTTGATTTTGATGGCACGATTATTAATACAGAGCAACATTTATTTGATGTCATTAATATGCATCTTGAAAAAGCGAAGGAAAAGCCCATTTCAATAGATTTCTATAGGTCTAATATTGGAGGACGTGCTTTAGCGTTGCATCACTATTTAATTGAGATTTTTGGCGAGGAAAAAGTGGCTAAAATTTATCAAGAACATCACGAGCATGCAAGGCATCTTCCTTTAAGGCAGGGGGTTAAAACGCTCATGGAGCAACTACATGCACGTCACGTTCCGATGGCGGTTGCGACAAGTAGTGCACGTGAAGACATAGAACCGCTCATCAAGCGATTAGGCATTGGAGACTATATTCAAGTGATTAAAGGACGTGAAGATGTCGAAGCGGTCAAACCTGAACCGGATTTATATTTATCAGCGGTACAGTATTTAAACTTTAGTCCAACGCATTGCTTAGCTATTGAAGACTCGGTCAATGGAGCCACTGCAGCCATCACTGCAGGTCTAGATGTGATTGTAAATACGAATCCTATGACGGAAGTTAGTGATTTTTCATCACTTGAGCTCTTAGCTAAAGATATAGATTTAACACAAGTCATAGACCAATTCTTTAATGGAGTCGCGCAATGA
- a CDS encoding formate/nitrite transporter family protein, with the protein MNDKNIKWDKIFYGCAWIANIIDTIQTKDILQSFYFKRYLLRAMMAGFIISIIAVFVLMVKATFAPDLGSGLVNMIGAITFSFALVLILFTNSELLTSNFMYFTVGLYYRLIRPIRVFKIFMLCFFGNIIGAFVLFGLMRFSDILSPEMLTLLDKTIETKAAYTFQNIFIRAIFANFFINITLVIAMQIDDIFAKMFVMMFGVTIFAFMGYEHVIYNACLFVGGLFYQTESLTLVPALKNIVAAFLGNYVGGGLIIGLFYAYLNDHGQFRAHRIK; encoded by the coding sequence ATGAATGATAAAAATATCAAATGGGACAAAATTTTTTATGGGTGTGCATGGATCGCAAATATTATCGATACAATTCAAACGAAAGATATTTTGCAAAGTTTTTACTTTAAACGCTATTTACTACGCGCGATGATGGCTGGATTTATTATTAGCATTATTGCGGTTTTTGTTTTGATGGTAAAGGCGACGTTTGCTCCTGATTTAGGCTCAGGATTAGTCAATATGATTGGCGCCATCACATTTAGCTTTGCATTAGTACTTATCTTATTTACGAATTCTGAACTCCTCACAAGTAATTTTATGTATTTTACTGTTGGGTTATATTATCGCTTAATTCGCCCTATTCGAGTGTTTAAAATTTTTATGCTTTGCTTTTTCGGTAACATTATTGGCGCGTTTGTACTTTTTGGTTTAATGCGCTTCAGTGATATTCTCTCTCCTGAAATGTTAACCTTACTTGATAAAACAATAGAAACAAAAGCGGCCTATACTTTTCAAAATATCTTTATTCGGGCAATTTTCGCTAACTTTTTCATTAATATAACACTAGTGATTGCTATGCAAATAGATGATATTTTCGCTAAAATGTTTGTCATGATGTTTGGGGTTACAATCTTTGCGTTTATGGGATATGAACATGTCATTTATAATGCTTGCTTATTTGTAGGAGGCCTATTCTATCAGACAGAATCATTGACATTAGTTCCTGCCCTCAAAAATATTGTCGCTGCTTTTCTCGGTAATTACGTAGGTGGCGGCCTCATTATCGGTTTATTTTATGCCTATTTGAATGACCATGGGCAATTTAGGGCACATCGTATTAAATAA
- a CDS encoding amino acid permease: protein MKDNQELHRGLSSRQIQMIALGGTIGVGLFMGASSTIAWTGPSVIFAYLIAGIFLFLVMRAMGEMVYLYPTTGSFANYATDYIHPVAGYVTAWANIFQWIVVGMSEVIAVGEYMKFWWPELPTWIPGVIVVVILAAANAVSVKAFGEFEFWFATIKVVTIILMIVAGFGLIFFGLGNGGNPIGLSNLWAHGGFLPNGILGFFFALSIVIGSYQGVELIGITAGETKDPQKNIKRAVNGVIWRILIFYLGAIFVIVTVYPWDELQDLGSPFVATFAKVGITIAAGLINFVVITAAMSGCNAGIFSSSRMIFTLAQNGHLPKIFTRVMKNGVPFYTVLAVSIGIFVGVILNIVLPMIIDGAENIFVYVYSASILPGMIPWFMILFSHIQFRRKFPEKIENHPFKMPFAPFSNYLTIAFLVLVLIGMVINVETRVSVIIGFVFLGFMALFFFMKGYHKHSKEEFKL from the coding sequence ATGAAAGATAATCAAGAATTACACAGAGGGCTGAGTTCGCGACAAATACAAATGATCGCACTTGGTGGGACGATTGGCGTAGGCCTATTTATGGGGGCATCGAGCACTATTGCCTGGACCGGACCATCGGTTATTTTCGCGTATTTAATCGCCGGTATTTTCCTATTTTTAGTCATGCGTGCGATGGGGGAAATGGTTTATCTTTATCCGACGACAGGATCATTTGCGAATTATGCAACAGATTACATACATCCCGTAGCAGGTTATGTGACAGCATGGGCAAATATTTTCCAATGGATTGTCGTAGGGATGTCCGAAGTTATTGCGGTAGGAGAATATATGAAGTTTTGGTGGCCTGAGCTACCGACTTGGATTCCGGGCGTCATTGTTGTTGTCATTTTAGCAGCAGCGAATGCCGTATCTGTAAAAGCATTTGGTGAATTTGAATTTTGGTTTGCTACGATTAAAGTTGTCACAATTATCTTAATGATTGTGGCTGGGTTTGGACTTATTTTCTTCGGTTTAGGCAATGGAGGCAATCCGATTGGTTTAAGTAATTTATGGGCGCATGGTGGATTTTTACCTAATGGTATTCTAGGATTTTTCTTCGCATTATCAATTGTTATTGGATCTTATCAAGGTGTAGAACTTATTGGTATTACGGCTGGAGAAACAAAAGATCCACAAAAAAATATTAAACGTGCGGTAAATGGGGTCATTTGGCGTATTCTTATTTTCTATTTAGGTGCGATTTTTGTAATTGTAACCGTTTATCCATGGGATGAATTACAAGATTTAGGTAGCCCATTTGTAGCAACTTTTGCAAAAGTGGGTATTACGATTGCAGCTGGTTTAATTAACTTTGTTGTGATTACAGCAGCAATGTCAGGTTGTAACGCTGGTATTTTCAGCTCAAGTCGTATGATCTTTACGCTTGCACAAAATGGACACTTACCTAAAATATTTACACGTGTCATGAAAAACGGTGTGCCTTTCTATACGGTATTAGCCGTTTCAATCGGTATTTTTGTTGGGGTTATTTTAAATATTGTTTTACCAATGATTATTGATGGTGCAGAAAACATTTTCGTATATGTTTATAGTGCTTCAATTTTACCGGGTATGATTCCTTGGTTTATGATTTTATTCAGTCATATTCAATTCAGAAGAAAATTCCCTGAAAAAATCGAGAATCACCCATTTAAAATGCCATTTGCACCATTTTCAAATTATTTAACTATTGCCTTTTTAGTGCTCGTGCTTATTGGTATGGTTATCAATGTAGAAACACGCGTTTCTGTTATTATTGGATTCGTATTTTTAGGATTCATGGCATTGTTCTTCTTTATGAAGGGCTATCATAAGCATAGTAAAGAGGAATTCAAACTATAG
- a CDS encoding PTS transporter subunit EIIC encodes MSKEKRIAQEILTQVGGINNINSIIHCMTRVRLDIRHENKVNMEGLKQIEGVLGVVQDERLQIIVGPGTVNKVAQEMAKTSGVKLGEPIPHHDQSTLEANTKAKYRTPPNAFTRFAKVISNIFIPLIPAFVGAGLIGGIAAVLNNFIAAGTIQAEWVKQLTLVFDIIKNGMLAYLAIFTGFNAAREFNATPGLGGVIGGATLLTGMPEDHPLPNIFTGEGLLPGQGGIIGVILAVWILSLIEKQLHKIIPNAIDIIVTPTLTLLSVGLLTIFILMPVAGWVSDGLVGIVNGIIEHGGILSGFLIGAFFLPLVMFGLHHIFTPIHIEMINQSGATYLLPIAAMAGAGQVGACLALWFKSKRNPILRNVLKGALPVGFLGIGEPLIYGVTLPLVRPFFTACIAGGIGGAVIGGIGGIGASAIGPSGLSLLPLITHQMYLGYLAGLFAAYISGFVLTYVFASNKKLIDQFGK; translated from the coding sequence ATGTCAAAGGAAAAACGTATTGCACAAGAAATTTTGACGCAAGTCGGTGGGATAAACAATATCAATTCTATTATTCACTGTATGACGAGAGTCCGTTTGGATATACGCCATGAAAATAAGGTGAATATGGAAGGACTCAAACAGATTGAAGGGGTTTTAGGCGTTGTACAAGATGAACGTCTTCAAATTATTGTCGGTCCCGGAACAGTGAATAAAGTCGCACAAGAAATGGCTAAAACGTCAGGGGTTAAATTAGGTGAACCTATCCCCCATCATGATCAATCCACACTGGAAGCAAACACTAAAGCCAAATACCGCACCCCCCCTAATGCTTTTACACGTTTTGCTAAAGTGATTTCGAATATTTTTATCCCTCTTATCCCTGCTTTTGTAGGTGCTGGATTAATCGGTGGAATAGCGGCTGTATTAAATAACTTTATTGCTGCTGGAACTATCCAAGCTGAATGGGTTAAACAACTCACGCTTGTTTTCGATATCATCAAAAATGGCATGCTTGCCTATTTAGCTATTTTCACAGGATTTAACGCAGCACGTGAATTTAATGCGACGCCTGGGCTTGGAGGTGTAATTGGCGGAGCGACCTTACTAACAGGCATGCCTGAAGATCATCCCTTACCTAATATTTTTACAGGAGAAGGCCTATTGCCAGGACAAGGGGGCATTATTGGCGTCATTTTAGCTGTGTGGATTTTAAGTCTAATCGAAAAACAACTCCATAAAATCATTCCTAATGCGATAGACATTATCGTTACACCGACGTTAACACTACTTTCAGTCGGATTATTAACTATATTTATTTTAATGCCTGTGGCAGGTTGGGTTTCAGATGGCTTAGTCGGGATTGTTAATGGTATTATCGAGCATGGCGGCATTTTAAGTGGCTTTTTGATTGGTGCTTTCTTCCTTCCATTAGTTATGTTTGGACTCCATCATATTTTCACCCCTATCCATATTGAAATGATTAATCAATCCGGGGCCACTTATCTTTTACCTATTGCAGCCATGGCGGGCGCAGGTCAAGTAGGCGCATGTTTAGCCCTATGGTTTAAAAGTAAGCGTAATCCTATTTTAAGAAATGTGCTTAAAGGTGCCTTACCTGTTGGCTTTTTAGGTATCGGTGAACCTCTGATTTACGGGGTGACCTTACCTTTAGTTCGTCCGTTTTTCACCGCATGTATCGCCGGTGGGATTGGCGGCGCTGTCATCGGTGGCATTGGCGGGATTGGAGCAAGTGCAATTGGGCCGAGTGGCCTCTCTCTCCTCCCTTTAATTACGCATCAAATGTATTTAGGCTATCTTGCAGGATTATTCGCGGCATACATTAGTGGATTCGTACTAACCTATGTATTTGCCTCAAACAAAAAATTGATAGATCAATTTGGTAAATAA
- the murQ gene encoding N-acetylmuramic acid 6-phosphate etherase codes for MKQNTTETRNTKSAHLDEMTTQQILQLMHQEDQNIPDVIATQFNTIQHVIETAASVYLNGGKIIYIGAGTSGRLGVLDAAELVPTFNADPKRYFGLIAGGEKALTQAIEGAEDHRQQGADDLASVGLTAQDLVIGIAASGRTPYVVGALAYAQSLGAQTATLSCNAQALISQYAHYAIEVPVGPEILTGSTRLKAGTAQKMVLNMISTATMIRIGKVYDNLMIDVQATNEKLVSRAIGIIRTITHLDEQESTKLYHQAHQNIKAAIVMHFKSVSYSEAQQLVSSHHGNVKSVINT; via the coding sequence ATGAAACAAAATACAACTGAAACACGCAATACTAAATCTGCACATTTAGATGAAATGACAACACAACAAATTCTTCAGCTCATGCATCAAGAAGATCAAAACATACCCGATGTTATCGCTACGCAGTTTAATACTATCCAACATGTCATTGAGACTGCTGCCAGCGTGTATTTAAATGGCGGAAAAATTATTTATATAGGAGCTGGGACAAGTGGGCGTCTTGGTGTATTAGATGCGGCAGAACTCGTGCCTACATTTAATGCAGATCCGAAACGCTATTTTGGACTCATTGCTGGTGGAGAAAAAGCCCTCACTCAAGCTATAGAAGGCGCTGAAGACCATCGTCAACAAGGCGCAGATGATTTAGCTTCAGTCGGTTTAACAGCACAAGACCTTGTGATTGGGATTGCCGCAAGTGGAAGGACGCCGTATGTCGTCGGTGCCCTTGCATATGCCCAATCACTTGGTGCTCAGACGGCTACGCTCAGTTGTAATGCACAAGCTCTCATCAGTCAATATGCCCATTACGCCATAGAAGTTCCTGTAGGTCCTGAAATTTTAACGGGCTCCACACGTTTAAAAGCGGGAACGGCTCAAAAAATGGTGTTAAATATGATTTCTACAGCCACGATGATACGTATCGGTAAGGTGTATGACAATCTTATGATTGACGTTCAGGCAACGAATGAAAAACTCGTCTCCCGTGCCATTGGAATTATTCGAACCATTACACATTTGGATGAACAGGAGAGCACAAAGCTTTATCACCAAGCGCATCAAAACATAAAAGCAGCGATTGTCATGCACTTCAAATCCGTTTCTTATTCTGAGGCACAACAGTTAGTCAGCAGTCATCATGGAAATGTAAAATCCGTTATCAATACTTAA
- a CDS encoding MupG family TIM beta-alpha barrel fold protein: MLGFSVYLGKPFNNDYIQNMLNLGFRTVFTSIQIPEEQNHHSRLFDLQTYLSAFDTALIIDVNESLINDTLFNQLSQFDTIRYILRIDEGATPSLIQRILNHGHLCCINASTVSEQFLIQLQTYPELQSRLIYLHNYYPRPDTGLSRAYLQSQNARIRHYHPNASIYAFISGEYYRGPLYEGLPTLESLRQTEPCLSALIIKQMEIDTILVGDPYISQITAQKMYDMIVHNHFRLHCHLHSNADRTLVLQEHVVRPDCAAHVIRSRYSRAHVSETIAPTNIQPRAKGTITIDNHLNGRYMGELQITKINLKPHPHVNVVGSLTKEALPYLNFFNASTRFTFVETLEEDVHETKYN, from the coding sequence ATGCTAGGTTTTTCAGTTTATCTGGGCAAACCCTTCAACAACGACTACATCCAAAATATGTTGAATTTAGGATTTCGAACTGTTTTTACGTCTATCCAAATTCCGGAAGAACAAAATCATCATTCTCGACTTTTTGATCTTCAAACTTATTTAAGCGCTTTTGATACAGCGTTAATAATTGATGTGAATGAATCGTTAATTAATGATACACTTTTTAACCAACTCTCACAGTTCGACACGATTCGTTATATTCTTCGTATTGACGAAGGGGCTACGCCGTCATTAATCCAACGCATTTTAAATCATGGACACCTCTGTTGCATCAATGCTAGTACCGTGTCTGAACAATTTTTAATCCAACTTCAAACCTATCCAGAACTTCAGTCTCGCCTCATCTACTTACATAATTATTATCCAAGGCCAGATACGGGTTTAAGCCGCGCTTACTTACAATCTCAAAATGCGCGCATTCGTCACTACCATCCGAATGCGTCAATTTACGCCTTTATTAGTGGTGAGTATTATCGCGGTCCTTTATATGAAGGACTCCCCACGTTAGAATCTTTGCGTCAAACAGAACCGTGCCTTTCCGCACTTATTATAAAACAGATGGAAATCGATACAATTCTTGTTGGAGATCCCTATATTTCTCAAATAACGGCTCAAAAAATGTATGACATGATTGTACATAATCATTTCAGGTTACATTGCCATTTACATTCTAATGCAGACAGAACGCTCGTCCTTCAAGAACATGTGGTTCGACCTGATTGCGCCGCTCATGTCATTCGTTCAAGATATTCACGAGCGCACGTCTCTGAAACAATTGCGCCAACCAATATCCAACCAAGAGCAAAAGGCACTATTACTATAGATAATCATCTGAACGGCCGCTATATGGGAGAACTACAAATCACTAAAATTAATCTTAAACCTCATCCTCATGTCAATGTGGTGGGAAGTCTCACAAAAGAAGCGCTCCCCTATTTAAACTTTTTTAATGCATCAACACGTTTTACATTTGTTGAAACACTAGAGGAGGATGTTCATGAAACAAAATACAACTGA
- a CDS encoding CPBP family intramembrane glutamic endopeptidase codes for MKGYRWRDIRWRNLWLLPILIVSFIVFMIIVMINAAIFEEILLQPHTSLINYEAIGLLTQLLAYVAVIFAFFLINLDLFKSWMKQWWQGVKRMWLWIIAIYLVTVGVMYLFSMVKEFFPTIFTSDTTQNEQIIEQLLSIPQLLPFNFLLIVIAGPIVEEIFFRHILIGELGKKLNFIVMSVISVLLFSAIHLVDFTNWTEIFDYLIIAIPLVFLYMKSGRNLGVAIAFHMLNNFVSFCISMIP; via the coding sequence ATGAAAGGATACCGTTGGAGAGACATTAGATGGCGTAATTTATGGCTTTTACCGATTCTTATTGTGTCATTTATCGTTTTTATGATTATTGTGATGATCAATGCGGCCATATTTGAAGAGATTTTATTACAACCGCATACGTCATTAATTAATTACGAAGCGATTGGATTGTTAACACAATTGCTCGCTTATGTGGCAGTAATTTTTGCATTTTTTCTCATTAATTTAGATTTATTCAAAAGCTGGATGAAACAATGGTGGCAAGGGGTTAAACGGATGTGGTTATGGATTATTGCAATCTATTTGGTCACAGTTGGCGTGATGTATTTATTTAGTATGGTTAAAGAGTTTTTCCCGACGATATTTACGAGTGATACAACACAAAACGAGCAAATTATAGAACAACTCTTATCCATTCCACAACTATTACCTTTTAATTTCTTATTGATCGTTATTGCTGGACCAATCGTTGAAGAAATTTTCTTTAGACATATTTTAATAGGCGAACTAGGTAAAAAGTTGAATTTTATAGTGATGAGTGTGATTTCTGTATTATTATTTTCGGCGATTCATTTAGTTGATTTTACCAATTGGACAGAAATTTTTGATTACCTTATCATTGCCATCCCACTCGTCTTTTTATACATGAAAAGTGGAAGAAATTTAGGTGTTGCGATTGCGTTTCATATGCTAAATAATTTTGTCTCATTTTGTATTAGTATGATTCCATAA
- a CDS encoding helix-turn-helix transcriptional regulator: MNKEVRQNKLIQLIQTHRQMSAVDLARHLHVSKRTILRDIQELEEKGVQILAHSGKYGGYEIQSQPQNIKIELNDAEVLALYLILQERRHQSALPFQSEVTQLIQKLLRQPNTSLRRNMKQLDQYIHFEGEATPPLPALFKNILIYSHERKVMGLSFLPSTRRKSKFANVVFIGLVCRTTEWKAVIYHIGGDYTELIDIATIDDIDYSFHKSIQTNDITMNNYEDYLPDHD; encoded by the coding sequence TTGAACAAAGAAGTCCGTCAAAATAAATTAATTCAATTAATTCAAACCCATAGGCAAATGTCTGCTGTTGATCTCGCGCGTCACCTTCATGTCTCTAAACGAACAATACTTAGAGACATTCAAGAACTTGAAGAGAAAGGCGTTCAAATATTAGCCCATTCAGGGAAATATGGGGGCTATGAAATTCAATCTCAACCTCAAAATATTAAAATAGAACTTAATGATGCAGAAGTGCTTGCGTTATATTTAATATTACAAGAACGTCGGCACCAAAGCGCGCTCCCTTTTCAATCTGAAGTCACGCAATTGATTCAAAAATTATTACGCCAACCCAATACATCATTACGACGGAATATGAAACAACTCGATCAATATATTCATTTTGAAGGCGAGGCCACACCTCCATTACCCGCACTTTTTAAAAATATTTTGATTTATAGTCATGAACGCAAAGTCATGGGGCTATCCTTTTTGCCGTCTACGCGCCGTAAATCCAAATTTGCGAATGTCGTTTTTATCGGTTTAGTGTGTCGAACGACTGAATGGAAAGCCGTTATTTACCATATTGGTGGTGACTATACCGAACTCATAGACATCGCCACAATTGACGATATAGATTATTCGTTCCATAAATCCATTCAGACTAATGACATTACAATGAACAATTATGAAGACTATTTACCTGACCATGATTAA